The genomic window ACCGGATTCCCTTGCGACACAATTCGCCGGCTGCCAACTTCACAATTCCGGCCACCGACAACTTAGAGATACTATATGGGTGTGTGCCGAGGCCCCCCATGAGACCACTTATGCTTGCAGTGCAAATGATTGAGCCTGACCCAAGAGGGCCCATGACCCGGGTAGCATGCTTGATTCCGGCTAGGGTTCCACGCACATTAACATTCATGACCCTGTCGAAGTGGTCTAGGTCTAGCTCGGAAATATCAGACCTCTCTATCGACCCGACAATGCCGGCATTGTTGTACATGATGTCGAGCCGGCCATGGCTGGTCACAGTGAAGTCTACCGCATCAGCCACCAGTTGCTCGACACTCACATCGCATGGGACAAATTGGGCTTGTGGGCCGAGCTCTTCAGCTGCTTGGGGCCCCAATTGCGAGTCTACGTCGGCCAGGATGACAGTGGCTCCCTCTTTAATGAATTCATGGGCTGTGGCCTTTCCCAGCCCACTTGCTCCACCAGTTATCAGAGCAATCTTTCCATCCAGCCTGCCACAAAACATCTAGAATTGTATGAATAGCAATGATAGATTCATGGATGTTGCTTGCTTGTTCATGAGCCTCAAATTAGTCGACTGCGACGAAGTTGTCGGCATTTTCTGTATCATTTCATTATCATCAATCTCATATAATGCTTAGCACAAACCCGAGGTTACCATTCTAAAAATGGTAATTATACAAGCATATTGGTGAGTCTAAATGTTTATATCTACATGCCATAGTGTCTTCTTCATGGGTTTTCTCCATCCATGTGGCACATATATCAAGGAATGCATGTGTTAGGTGCCACTTAAAAAGAAGCAACACGATGCTGGAAGCTATTTGACAGTAACACTTGCTGTAGTCCTAGCTAGCCTGCCTTACATAAAGA from Elaeis guineensis isolate ETL-2024a chromosome 9, EG11, whole genome shotgun sequence includes these protein-coding regions:
- the LOC105051079 gene encoding zerumbone synthase isoform X1, producing MLRLIARRNGGGFGDGGRRVVTGRAGGYRERRVGFSSTAPSWRGRLDGKIALITGGASGLGKATAHEFIKEGATVILADVDSQLGPQAAEELGPQAQFVPCDVSVEQLVADAVDFTVTSHGRLDIMYNNAGIVGSIERSDISELDLDHFDRVMNVNVRGTLAGIKHATRVMGPLGSGSIICTASISGLMGGLGTHPYSISKLSVAGIVKLAAGELCRKGIRLNCISPFAIPTPLVMHQFSQIYKGVERERIIEIIDSLGQLKGAKCQEIDIAKAAVYLASDDAKYVSGHNLVVDGGFTTFKHLTLPIPDEVV
- the LOC105051079 gene encoding short-chain dehydrogenase reductase 2a isoform X4, giving the protein MFCGRLDGKIALITGGASGLGKATAHEFIKEGATVILADVDSQLGPQAAEELGPQAQFVPCDVSVEQLVADAVDFTVTSHGRLDIMYNNAGIVGSIERSDISELDLDHFDRVMNVNVRGTLAGIKHATRVMGPLGSGSIICTASISGLMGGLGTHPYSISKLSVAGIVKLAAGELCRKGIRLNCISPFAIPTPLVMHQFSQIYKGVERERIIEIIDSLGQLKGAKCQEIDIAKAAVYLASDDAKYVSGHNLVVDGGFTTFKHLTLPIPDEVV
- the LOC105051079 gene encoding zerumbone synthase isoform X3, whose protein sequence is MLRLIARRVVTGRAGGYRERRVGFSSTAPSWRGRLDGKIALITGGASGLGKATAHEFIKEGATVILADVDSQLGPQAAEELGPQAQFVPCDVSVEQLVADAVDFTVTSHGRLDIMYNNAGIVGSIERSDISELDLDHFDRVMNVNVRGTLAGIKHATRVMGPLGSGSIICTASISGLMGGLGTHPYSISKLSVAGIVKLAAGELCRKGIRLNCISPFAIPTPLVMHQFSQIYKGVERERIIEIIDSLGQLKGAKCQEIDIAKAAVYLASDDAKYVSGHNLVVDGGFTTFKHLTLPIPDEVV
- the LOC105051079 gene encoding zerumbone synthase isoform X2, whose translation is MLRLIARNGGGFGDGGRRVVTGRAGGYRERRVGFSSTAPSWRGRLDGKIALITGGASGLGKATAHEFIKEGATVILADVDSQLGPQAAEELGPQAQFVPCDVSVEQLVADAVDFTVTSHGRLDIMYNNAGIVGSIERSDISELDLDHFDRVMNVNVRGTLAGIKHATRVMGPLGSGSIICTASISGLMGGLGTHPYSISKLSVAGIVKLAAGELCRKGIRLNCISPFAIPTPLVMHQFSQIYKGVERERIIEIIDSLGQLKGAKCQEIDIAKAAVYLASDDAKYVSGHNLVVDGGFTTFKHLTLPIPDEVV